One Actinomadura viridis genomic region harbors:
- a CDS encoding ABC transporter ATP-binding protein, which produces MSTVTETGGEVVLRVSGLEAGYEHRGGRGLGRRRVRAVAGVDLAVRAGRTLGVVGESGCGKSTLARAIVGLRPAFAGSIEFAGHDLAAISPRRRRGLSRDLQMVFQDPYTSLNPRMSVASVISEGWRVHPGIVPRARYDAEVARLLDLVGLRAEHGSRHLHELSGGQCQRVSIARALALRPRLIVCDEAVSALDVSVRAQILNLLAGLQSELGVAYLFISHDLDVVRHIAHDVAVMYLGTIVEHGAAEEVFADPQHPYTRALLSAAPSVHDRPDPAGGDAPGEIVLGGEVPSPAAPPSGCRFRTRCYMASDRCAEEVPELVVRGGLGHPVRCHFADAAGGTAPRPALSR; this is translated from the coding sequence ATGAGCACCGTGACCGAGACCGGCGGCGAGGTCGTGCTGCGGGTCAGCGGCCTGGAGGCCGGGTACGAGCACCGCGGCGGCCGGGGGCTGGGGCGGCGGCGGGTGCGCGCCGTCGCCGGCGTCGACCTGGCCGTCCGGGCCGGGCGGACCCTCGGCGTGGTCGGCGAGTCCGGCTGCGGCAAGTCGACGCTGGCGCGGGCCATCGTCGGGCTGCGCCCGGCCTTCGCCGGATCGATCGAGTTCGCCGGGCACGACCTGGCCGCCATCTCGCCCCGGCGCCGCCGCGGCCTGAGCCGCGACCTGCAGATGGTCTTCCAGGACCCCTACACCTCGCTCAACCCGCGGATGAGCGTCGCGTCGGTCATCTCCGAGGGCTGGCGCGTCCATCCCGGGATCGTCCCCCGCGCGCGGTACGACGCGGAGGTCGCCCGGCTGCTCGACCTGGTCGGGCTGCGCGCCGAGCACGGCTCCCGCCACCTGCACGAGCTGTCGGGCGGGCAGTGCCAGCGTGTCAGCATCGCGCGGGCGCTGGCGCTGCGCCCGCGGCTCATCGTGTGCGACGAGGCCGTCTCGGCGCTGGACGTGTCCGTGCGCGCGCAGATCCTGAACCTGCTGGCCGGCCTGCAGTCCGAGCTGGGCGTCGCGTACCTGTTCATCTCCCACGACCTGGACGTGGTGCGCCACATCGCCCACGACGTCGCGGTCATGTACCTGGGGACGATCGTGGAGCACGGCGCCGCCGAGGAGGTCTTCGCCGATCCCCAGCACCCGTACACGCGGGCGCTGCTGTCGGCGGCGCCCTCGGTGCACGACCGCCCGGACCCGGCCGGCGGCGACGCCCCGGGCGAGATCGTGCTCGGGGGCGAGGTGCCCTCGCCGGCGGCGCCGCCGAGCGGATGCCGGTTCCGCACCCGCTGCTACATGGCCTCGGACCGCTGCGCGGAGGAGGTGCCGGAACTGGTGGTGCGGGGCGGCCTCGGGCATCCGGTCCGGTGCCATTTCGCGGACGCGGCGGGCGGCACCGCGCCCCGGCCGGCCCTGTCCCGGTAA
- a CDS encoding ABC transporter ATP-binding protein: MMTTATHPARKPPGAGGEVAARLSDVHIGFGSGRRATPIVRGVDLELRRGRVLALVGESGSGKSLTALSLIGLLPPGAAATSGTITLGGRDVAGFSAARWREARGREVAMVFQDPMAALNPGFTVGRQVAEPFRRRLGDDRRTARAKAVALMAEVGIADADARFDAYPHEFSGGMRQRAVIAMALALGPRVLLADEPTTALDVTVQAQILRLLARRQREADLATLLVSHDLGVVARIAQEVAVMYAGRVVERGPLDAVYTRPAHPYTLGLLRAVPDAETEAGGLRPIPGQPPDPRRLPGGCAFHPRCPFATGRCLTDDPPLVPAGAERAVACHNTAAVLAETAPGGRAGEAGGADGGKDGGGEGRAERRGGQEPGGAGERTEEAR; this comes from the coding sequence TGATGACAACCGCCACCCACCCCGCTCGGAAACCCCCCGGCGCCGGCGGCGAGGTCGCCGCGCGGCTGTCGGACGTCCACATCGGCTTCGGCTCGGGGCGGCGCGCCACCCCGATCGTCCGGGGCGTCGACCTGGAACTGCGCCGCGGCCGCGTCCTGGCGCTGGTCGGCGAGTCCGGCAGCGGCAAGAGCCTCACCGCGCTCAGCCTCATCGGCCTCCTGCCGCCCGGCGCGGCGGCCACCTCGGGCACCATCACCCTCGGCGGCCGGGACGTCGCCGGGTTCTCCGCCGCGCGCTGGCGGGAGGCGCGGGGACGGGAGGTCGCGATGGTCTTCCAGGACCCGATGGCCGCCCTCAACCCCGGCTTCACCGTCGGCCGGCAGGTCGCCGAGCCGTTCCGCCGCCGGCTCGGGGACGACCGGCGCACCGCGCGCGCCAAGGCGGTCGCGCTGATGGCCGAGGTCGGCATCGCCGACGCCGACGCCCGGTTCGACGCCTACCCGCACGAGTTCTCCGGCGGGATGCGGCAGCGGGCGGTGATCGCGATGGCGCTGGCGCTGGGCCCGCGGGTCCTGCTGGCCGACGAGCCCACCACCGCGCTCGACGTCACCGTCCAGGCCCAGATCCTGCGGCTGCTCGCGCGGCGGCAGCGCGAGGCGGACCTGGCGACGCTGCTGGTCTCGCACGACCTCGGGGTGGTCGCCCGGATCGCCCAGGAGGTCGCGGTGATGTACGCGGGGCGGGTGGTGGAGCGCGGGCCGCTCGACGCCGTCTACACCCGTCCCGCGCACCCGTACACGCTCGGGCTCCTGCGCGCGGTGCCCGACGCCGAGACCGAGGCGGGCGGGCTGCGCCCCATCCCCGGGCAGCCGCCCGACCCGCGGCGGCTCCCGGGAGGGTGCGCGTTCCACCCCCGCTGCCCGTTCGCCACCGGCCGCTGCCTGACCGACGACCCGCCGCTGGTCCCGGCCGGCGCGGAACGCGCGGTGGCCTGCCACAACACCGCCGCCGTCCTCGCCGAGACGGCCCCGGGCGGGCGCGCCGGGGAGGCGGGCGGCGCGGACGGCGGCAAGGACGGCGGCGGGGAGGGCCGCGCGGAACGGCGCGGCGGACAGGAGCCCGGCGGAGCCGGCGAGCGGACCGAGGAGGCGCGATGA